DNA from Oxyura jamaicensis isolate SHBP4307 breed ruddy duck chromosome 4, BPBGC_Ojam_1.0, whole genome shotgun sequence:
GATGGCAGGTTTTGAaggaggaacaaagaaaaaaagctatttattaTGTAAGAGTGAACAGAGGAACAGGTAGACACGCTCCCAGATTTCTCAGTGTTCTCTTgaaatgactgatttttttttgtaaaagaatatattataccttataaagcaaacaaacaaaaaatgtactTACAAAGGCTGATGAAAATCAAAGTAATTTATCTTAAATTACATTCAGAGTAGATCAAATATCCAGCAGTCTTGATGACTATTTATTGCAACAGTCAAGAATTTAGGAACTTCCCAAAAACTAACCTGGAGCAACCACGTTGACTCGAATTTGCTTTCTTGCTACTTCTTTAGCAAGAGAGCGTGAAAATCCAACTACTCCTGCTTTGCTAGCACTGTATACACTTTGACCGGAGTTGCCTTTAAGTCCTACAACACTTCCTAAAATAAAggaacatcaaagaaaaaaaaagattaaatgacTCATTTGAATgcttgttttagttttaaatttggAATGGAGAATGAGATTACAAGAAATTGAGATAAAAGTGTATTGCTAAATGAACTTTATAGCCTCTCTCTGGGATAATTATCTGTGATTTCTGTGAGATGCATGTATCTATGTTGAGGAACACGTACAAAGAGAGTAAACtggaaaagtttttaaaaatatagcatTGCACCGAAAAAAGTAGTAGCTGGTAGATTTAGCTACTAAAAGAGCTGATAAAGAatggtaaaattatttttttcattaaactcTTGTCTGTTTATTACTGAAACATGCTGTTTAGCAACATTTAGAAGTTGCTGAAACTAGATAAAAGAATAAGAATTCATAGAGAAATGCTAAATACagaatacaaagaaatacaaagaaaatagtCAATTGTAACAACTAACATTCCACATGTTACACATGACAAACCTTTCTAGAAAACTTGCTCACGCAGAATTCCACTGGAATAGACAAGCAACTTACCTATATTAACAATAGCACCTCCTTGTTGTTGAATCATACTTTTTACAGCAGCTTTGCATGTCAACATTGTTCCCAAAAGGTTAGTGTGAATCTGGGATATCATATCTTCAGTCTTGGTTCTCAGTAACAAGCCATCCCTGATGAACAGaccagaaaatataaatatatattgggAGAAGAAGTGCAAGAAAAAGGAGTAGAGGGGGAATTCATGAACTCAGAACCTACGGAGAGAGCTATTATCAGCTGTCAGAATCTTACTTCCTTCAGAAATACAATACAGGTGAACACGTACTACTGTTTTTCAGATGCTCTCATTAACACACTAATCGCAAAAGCCCTTTCCCATACTTGGCACCTTACAAGACGACAGTGTGGTCTAGAAGTAATCTTGTAACTAATAACTAACCTGTTGATCGCAGCTGCATTAACCAAGTAGTTAATGGGACCTAAATTCCTCTGTATCTCCTCAAAAGTATTTTGGACTTCTTGTTCTCTGGATACATCACAGCTAAGTGCCAGATGTCCCGCTGTATTGAAATAAAGGCACATGataataatagtaaaagaaGTTGCATCGTTCGTAAGTGTTCTTAAGAATTTATAAACTcaattggaagaaaaacagatgttgaACTAGTTATAACACGAGGAACCCATTCCATCTTCAGAGAATTAAATAGGCACAACTTTCAAGTACTATATTGACTGGCTACATGACAACAGTATACAGTAT
Protein-coding regions in this window:
- the CBR4 gene encoding carbonyl reductase family member 4; this encodes MGKVCAVFGGSRGIGKAVAELLAQKGCRLAIIARNLEVAQTTARSLGAGHLALSCDVSREQEVQNTFEEIQRNLGPINYLVNAAAINRDGLLLRTKTEDMISQIHTNLLGTMLTCKAAVKSMIQQQGGAIVNIGSVVGLKGNSGQSVYSASKAGVVGFSRSLAKEVARKQIRVNVVAPGFVHTEMTAHLEEDELKKAIPLGRFGDPHEVAHAVLFLLESPYVTGSTLIVDGGLQLLT